The Methylocaldum marinum genome includes the window GCGGGGAACGATATTCTTTCTCCATGGCAATGCCCAGAACATCAGTACGCACATATTCAGCGTCGCCTGGCTTACGGAAATTGGATATCAGGTCTTCCTTCTCGACTATCGTGGATATGGTTTGTCAGAAGGCTCACCGGGTCTGCCGGAGGTATTAACCGATGTGGCTGCCGGCTTCAATTGGCTCGTCACCGATTCTCGCGTATCAACAAGGCCGGTGTTCCTCCTAGGTCAAAGCCTCGGAGCGAACTTAGCCGCTTATTTCGCGGGCGCAAATCCGGCTGTCCGCAGGCAACTTTCCGGAATTGTTCTGGATGCGCCTTTCGCCAGCTATAGCGACATCACTCGTGAAAAACTGGCCCAAATCCCGCTTACATGGTTGTTTCAGTATCCGCTGTCCAGGCTGATGCCAGATGAATACAGCCCAATCAGAAATATTGCGGATATATCGCCGGTATCATTGGTCATCATCTGCAGCGAAACGGATGATATCGTACCAGCGTCTCACAGCATCAAACTCTTCGAAGCGGCCGGAGCGCCCAAAGCACTCTGGATCACTCAAGGCCCGCACATAGCCACCTTCGGGCAGGAGCAAAACCGTCAGCGCCTGCTTTTCTTTCTCGAGGCGCATGTGCGTTAAATCCTCAAGCCGACGACCTCACGGGTTGAACGAGAGGGGCATCCCAAGCTTCAACTCGAGTTCGCGGTCGGCGCGTCCCCGGTTGACTGCGATTTCGATCAGTCCCATCGAATTCTGATACCAAAAGACTTCGCCGACCGGTACTGAACAGAAGGAATTTCCCTGCGTAACCGTCCTGCCGTTCATACAAAGCGTCTTTCGGTCAAACTCAGGGCTGTATCGCATTCCGGTCATAGCATTGCCGTAGTGATCGAAATAGATTATTTCGGCAAGATCGGGCGGCCATGCCGCCAATTCAGACTTACAGTAACTGTGGTTAGCCCAATCGAAATCGCGACCGGCGATGCGTGCGGCAATAGGAGCAAACACATCGCGGCCATGAAAACTGGACGAAAGCTTCGCCGGGCGCCAGTCTATGACCCGCCATTCCGAATCGGCCGAGTGCACTGCCACTGTGTTGAAGAGACCATTATCCGGCCCCACAAACCATTGGCCGTTTGCTTCGACCACAACCGGCAAGCGTTCACCACCGACCCCGGGATCGACAACGGCGAGGAACACGCTACCAACGGGAAGCACTTTGCTGAGGGCTGCCAACAGATATGAACTCCGGCGGGGTTCACCCACTGGCGCATTGCTTACGAGATTCACGCAACCGACGCCCGGCGCCAGCATTCTCAGAACCGCTTCCATTTGCCCTAGATATGGCCCCTCGGCCCCGAAATCGGTAAACAGAAAAATCAATCCCGCCGTCACTGATAGAGTTCCAGCAACGAGTTACGCCTACTCGTCTTGAAAGTCCGGAATCTGTTCTGAATGCCTAGGACGAAACAATCGCGAAAAAACCAGCCCTAACTCGAACAGTAGCCAGATCGGCACTGCCAGCAGACATTGAGAAACCACCTCCGGCGGAGACAGTACCATGCCGACGACAAACGCGCCGACGATGATGTAAGGTCGTTTTTCCGACAGGCTCTCTCGTGTCGAAATTCCGCTCCAAATTAGAATGATGGTTGCGATCGGAACCTGAAACGAGACTCCGAAAGCAAAAAACAATGTCAATACGAAATCGAGATAATGGGTAATATCGGTCATTACCGCCACACCAACCGGCGCCGTTGCGGTCAGGAAGCCAAAAATGAGGGGGAAGACCACGTAATAGGCAAACGCCATACCGCCATAAAACAGTACTGTGCTTGCAAAGAGAAGCGGCAGTACCAGCCTGCGCTCATGTTCATACAAGCCCGGAGCGATAAAGGCCCAAGCCTGGTAGAGAATATACGGCATCGACAAGAAAACCGCGGCCACCAGCGTAAGCTTAAACGGAGTCAGAAATGGCGACGCGACATCGATCGCGATCATCTGGGATCCTGGCGGCAAGTGCCTCATGAGTGGCCCGGCGAAATAAGCATAAATCTCGTTAGCAAAATAAGCCATGCCCATAAAGACAAATAAAACCACGAGTATGCATCGCAGAAGTCTGTCCCGTAATTCCACCAGATGTGAAATAAACGTTTGCTCAGTATCTTCCATCTGTCCCCGGTTCTGCTTTTTCCGATTCACCATCTTTCTCCTCAGACAGGATATCGTCTCGGTCCGCTTCGTATGACGCGGAGTTGGAGGCACGTCCCTCCTCCTTATCGAGGCGATCGGTGGTGGACAGCAACTCTACCTTCCTCTTTTCTTCCATTAAGGATTGACGTAGTTCTTGCAGTTGCAGCTCATGGTCAATTTCCTGCCTGACCGACGCAGCCATGGCACGCGCCTTTCTTATCCAAAGCGCCACTTCTCTCGCCACTTTGGGCAAGCGTTCTGGACCGAATACCAGAAGCGACACCACACCTACTAAAACCAATTCCCAAAAGCCGATATCGAACATGCGTTTTCGACTGTTGTCAGGTCTTGTCTTTGCTCTCGTGGACAGCTTCCCCGTCGATCGTCCGCCCGGTCTTATCGTCCTCGCCGTCACTCATGGCACTGCGAAAACTTTTGATTGCCGAGCCCAAATCGCCTCCGATGTTGCGTAGCCGTTTCGTACCGAACAGCAACAGCACGATCAGAAATAGGAGCAATAGCTCCCAAACACCTATACCCATCTACGTTCTCCAAAGTGCAATCGGACATACGCCCGAAATATACTAGCCGATTCGTGTCGCAAAAATAACCTGGTGTCTTCCCCGTAGTTGACGCCTCGTACGACGTACCACGTTTCGTGGGCCGTGATCATTTCCATATTCTAAAAAGAATTTTCACCCAATTTAATCCGAATTGGTCAGTCTAAATCTCAGACAAGATTAAAGCCAATAAGTTAAACCGTAGCAGGTAATCAAATTGCGACACCTGAAACCGACATCGCAGCACTTCCCCGCCTTGTACTTGGCGCGATCACGCGATCTGCCTCCACGGGCGGCGCTTAACACCTCCACGCCGGGTTGCGACTCCTTTGGTTTTTCCGGATAATTCCCGACTCGAACGAACCTACCCACAGGTTTACAATATGCAAACGACGATGCTTAAAGCAAAATTACACAGGGCTAGGGTGACACACTCGGAACTTGAGTACGAGGGCTCTTGTGCCATTGATGGTTTGCTACTTGAGCGCTCGGGGATCAGAGAGTACGAACAGATCCACATCTATAACGTCAATAACGGCCAACGATTCACAACATACGCTATTCGCGCCCAAGAAGGTTCCGGCGTCATCTCGGTGAACGGCGCGGCTGCTCGGCTCGCCTCTCCCGGCGATATAGTGATTATCTGTGCCTATATAGGCTTGAATCAGAATGAACTCATTGGCTATAAACCCACGCTGCTTTATCTCGGCGAGCATAACCAAATTATCCGCACGGGGCATGCAGTTCCAGTACAAGCAGCCTAAACAAGCTGCATCTACCTGCCTATTCTGTCGACTGCCAGTTGCTAAATTGCCGCGTAAATCCTAGCCGCGGCTCGCCAATAGCGTCACGCAAAGCACCACATCAGATCCGCAAAACCGCAGCGGTAACATCGGCCGCTTGCCGGTTAGGCTTCACGTCATGCACCCTAAACATTTTCACACCTGCCGACACCCCAAGTACAGTTGTAGCTATCGTTGCCCCCAACAATTCCGTTGGACAAGTTTCGCCACAGATCGCTCCCATAAAGCGTTTTCGGCTTGCACCCAATAAAACCTTGTACCCCGTTGCCACAAACCTGGGTAAGCTGTGAATCAATCTCAAATTATCATCTTTGCGCTTGCCGAATCCGATACCCGGATCGATGATCAGGTTCTTAGCCGCAACGCCCTCAAACTTAGCTGCCGCCGTGCGCTCAATCAAGAATGCAAGCACCTCCTCGACTACATCCCCATATGTCGGATTGTTTTGCATATCTTTTGGGCGCCCTTGCATGTGCATAAGCACCAGCGGAACATCAGCCTTAGCTGCAACAGTAAACATTCGAGGATCGTCTCTCCCTGCTGAAACGTCGTTCACCATGTTTACACCGGCCGCTATCGCCTCCTCTGCAACCCGGCTCCGCGTCGTATCGATACTTAAAAGCACATCCTGTGGAAGATGTTGCCTCAAATGCCGAATGATTGGAAGGACACGCGCTGTTTGGAGCTCCTCATCTACCGGATCCGCGCCCGGGCGAGTTGACTCACCACCAATATCGATAATATCCGCGCCGTCCGATACCATTCCTTGAGCGTGCAAAATCGCTTCTTGTGGAAAACAGTACCGCCCGCCGTCCGAAAAACTGTCCGGAGTGACGTTTAAAATGCCCATTATCAAGGGGCCCTGTCGCATGCTAGACTAGTCAAGCAAATAGTGGAAAAAGGTGCTTCCAACTGAGAAGAGCTGCTCTTACCGACCAGATCCGCTCGTCTCGGACTACACCCAACGTTTCACGAAGAACGCTGCAGGAATTCGCAAAAAAGCAGGCCCGCTTCAGTGCGGGCCAGAACCAAATGGATGAATACGTAACCGGATTTCCACCGTTTCAGACCGGACCCCTAAGTGACCGACCGATCGACAAGTTCCACGTAAGCCAAAGGCGTCGCATCCCCCTTACGAAAGCCGCATTTCAGAATTCTAAGGTAGCCTCCGGGGCGATCCTTAAAACGGGGCCCCAACTCGTCAAAAAGCTTCACTACCGCTTTCCGATCTCGAATCCGCGAAAACGCAATCCGGCGCGCCGCGACGCTGTTTTCTTTTGACAAAGTTATGAGAGGCTCTGCGATGCGCCTTATCTCTTTGGCCTTTGGTAAGGTCGTCTGAATAACTTCGTGATGAATCAACGACGCAGTCAAGTTCCGAAAGAGCGCGGTCTTATGACTGCCGGTAATATTAAATTTTCTACCCGAATTACGATGCCGCATTTGTTATACCCGCACGATTTTAAGAGTCCTGTTGCTCACGTTTGAGTCCTTCTGGAGGCCAATTCTCCAGTCTCATTCCTAGCGACAGACCCTTCGTTGCTAAAACATCCTTAATTTCCGTAAGCGATTTTTTCCCCAAATTTGGGGTCTTGAGCAAATCCACTTCAGTTCTTTGAATGAGATCACCGATGTAAAAAATATTCTCTGCCTTTAAGCAATTCGCCGACCTGACGGTCAATTCAAGGTCATCAACAGAACGGAGAAGTAGCGGATCAAATTGAGGCCGTTCTTCGGCAATTCGCGGCGTTTCCTCGCTCTTGAGCGCAACAAATACCGACAAATGCTCGTTCAGAATTGACGCTGCCTGTCTGACAGCCTCTTCCGGATCAACCGTGCCGTTTGTTTCCAGCTCCAAAACAAGCTTATCAAGATCCGTTCTCTGCTCAACACGCGCATTCTCTACCAGATACGAAACCCGCCGTATTGGGCTAAAGGAGGCATCAATATTCAACACTCCGACCGCAGACTCGGTCTGCCCACCGATTCTCGACCCAACCGGCTGGTATCCTCGCCCCTTTTCCACCTTAAGTGTCATGCTTAGCTTCCCGGCGTGGGTCAGATTAGCAATTTCGAGCTCTGGATTCACGATCTCAGCGTCGTGCGTAAGTTCGATATCCGCGCCTGTTACTTTACCAGGGCCAGATTTGTTAATCCTAAGGAGGGCTTCATGCCCACTCGAAAGGCGGATCGCTAGATTCTTTAAGTTCAAAAGAATGTCTATCACGTCCTCCTGAACACCATCGAGGGTGGAATACTCATGTAGAACCCCTTCGATGGTCACTTCAGTGACTGCGCAACCTGGTATCGAGGAAAGCAAAACTCTCCTGAGAGCGTTTCCGAGGGTATGACCGAACCCCCTTTCCAAAGGTTCGATTACAATGCGCGCACTGTTCAGATCTATAGGACTAACGTCCACCAAGCGCGGTTTGATAAGATTTGCCAAGTAGGTTTGCATCGATCAGCAACAACAATTATTTGGAGTACAACTCGACGACCAGTTGCTCGTTAATTTCCGAGCCCAACTCGCTACGCTCAGGTACCGCCTTAAATATGCCGCGCATTTCTTTCGTGTCCACATCAACCCAAGCCGGAAACCCATACTGCTCCAGAACTTGCAAAGCATCTTTGATTCTTAATTGGCTTTTTGCCTTTTCACGCACTGACACAACATCGCCGGGCGCGACCTGATAGGACGGGACATTGAGCACTCTGCCGTTAACCGTAATAGCCTTATGGCTGACAAGCTGCCGCGCCTCCGCTCGCGTGCATGCAAAGCCCATGCGATACACGACGTTATCCAGACGAGACTCAAGTAATCGGAACAAATTTTCGCCGGTTGACCCTGCCTTGCGCGACGCCGTCTTATAGTAGTTTCTGAATTGCCGCTCCAAGACGCCGTATATCCTGCGAAACTTTTGCTTCTCACGGAGCTGCGCGGCATAGTCTGACATGCGCGCTCGTTTCTGACCGTGCTGCCCAGGTTGCTGATCAAGCTTGCACTTCCCTTCAAGGGATTTGCCGCGCGCTTTCAAAAACAGATCAGTTCCTTCGCGCCGGCTAAGCTTGCATTTCGGACCTAAATATCTCGCCATTCTTCGCCCCTCTGCTTATACTCGCCGCTTCTTTGGAGGACGGCAACCGTTGTGCGGTATCGGAGTATCGTCAATAATATTGGTAATCTTAAACCCCATATTATTGAGCGTTCTAACTGCCGATTCTCGACCAGGGCCTGGGCCCTTTATACGCACATCCAAATTCCTTACGCCATAATCCTTCACGATAGTACCGACCTTTTCGGCCGCCACCTGTGCGGCAAACGGGGTACTTTTCCTCGACCCACGAAAACCCGACGCGCCCGCCGTAGCCCAAGCCAGAGCATTACCCTTGCGATCTGTAATGGTAATTATCGTGTTATTGAACGACGCGCTAATGTGAACAACACCGTCGGAAATGTCTCGTTTGATCCGTTTCGCGGGACGACTAGATGCAGCCATATCGATGTCTTACCTCAAAAAACATTCTGTACGTTTATTTACGAATCGGCCGCCGCGGCCCCTTCCGAGTTCGCGCATTAGTACGGGTCCGCTGCCCGCGAACCGGAAGTCCCCGCCGATGACGCATACCCCGATAACATCCCAGGTCCATCAGGCGCTTGATATTCATTGCAGTCTCACGCCGAAGATCACCTTCGACGACGAACTTCGCGACTTCTTCTCGTATCCGCTCAATATCATTCTCGCTGAGATCTCGAACCTTGACCGAAGAACTCAGACCGGAATTCTGGCAAATTAAATTTGCCTTGGATCTTCCGATACCGTAAATCGCAGTTAGAGAAATAACCAAATGCTTGTGCTCGGGGATATTTACCCCCGCAATTCGTGCCATTTATCCTGCCTCCATTTCAAACTACCAGGCGTGGGCTAAACTGTTAACAATATCACACCGACAAAAGATACGCTACTTGATCGTTTATCCTTGTCGCTGCTTGTGTCGAGCGTCTTTACAAATTATTCGAACCACGCCCTTCCTCTTCAATACCTTACAATTCCGGCAGATCTTCTTAACTGACGCACGCACTTTCATTAAAATTCCCCTTTTACTTGCTACCGTGATCAACAAACCCGGTTAGCTGAGCTTGATATTTGACTTTTTGAGCAGGCCTTCGTACTGATGCGAGATGATGTACGTCTGAATCTGTGACATAAAATCCATGACAACAACAACTATGATCAGCAACGAGGTGCCGCCGAAATAGAACGGAACGTTCCAGTAGACGATTAAAAATTCTGGTAATAGGCAAACAGCGGTAATGTAGATCGCCCCCGCCAGAGTCAAACGAGTCATCACGGCGTCGATGTACGAGGCGGTCTGTTGCCCCGGCCTTACACCCGGAATAAAAGCTCCGGATTTCTTCAGGTTTTCCGCGGTTTCGTTTGAATTGAACACCAAAGCCGCGTAGAAAAAACAAAAGAACACTATCGCACCGGCATAACATAGAACATAAAGCGGTTGGCCGGGGGATAGGGTGGTTGCAATATCCTGCAACCACCCAAGACTCTTGCTGTTCCCGAACCATCCCGCCAAAGTCGCCGGAAACAGAATGATGCTAGACGCAAATATAGGAGGAATAACACCCGACATGTTTAGCTTCAACGGCAGAAAGCTCTTATGGGCGGCATACATCCTCCGCCCCTCTTGCCGTTTTGCATAATTAATAGTTATTCGGCGCTGCCCACGCTCAACAAACACTACCAGCGCAGTAACTCCGATGGCTATTGCGAACAATCCGACGATACTCATCATGCTAAGTTCGCCGGTTCTGGCGAGCTCCAGCGTGCCGCCAATAGCAGATGGCAGCCCTGCAACTATGCCTGCGAAGATAATAATGGATATGCCATTTCCGATACCCCGCTCCGTGACCTGTTCTCCTAACCACATCAAAAAGACGGTTCCGCAGACCAACGATACAGCCGTGATAAATATGAAGTGAAATCCCGGACTAATAACGACTGGCACGCCCGACGCCGACTGGTTCTGTAATGCAAGCCCGACCCCAATAGCTTGAAACGTCGCGAGGAATACAGTCCCGTACCGCGTGTACTGATTGATCTTTTTCCGTCCCGACTCTCCTTCTTTCTTTATTTGCTCCAACTTAGGAATAACTCCGGCCATCAACTGCATAATGATCGATGCCGAAATATAGGGCATAATCCCGAGAGCGAATATACTTAGCCGCTTTAGCGCGCCCCCGGAAAACATATTAACCATGTCAAGTATCGACCCGCCCTGCTGGGCAAACATAGCCGCTAGCGCTTTCGGGTCGACTCCGGGAATAGGGACGTGTGCGCCGATCCGGTAAACGACCAGCGCACCTATGACAAAAAGCAGCCTCTGACGAAGCTCGCTGAGCCTACCAAATCGTTCGGAAAGTGTCGAATTAGCCGTACTCACTTACGCCTCGATTGTTCCGCCGGCAGCTTCGATTTTTGATCGCGCGCCCTTTGTAACCTTTATTCCGACGAGGACAATAGGCGAAGCGATGGAGCCCGAATCGATAACCTTCACAAAACGCGCTTGTACAGGAATGACATTGGCCGCTTTTAGAGTCGAAATATCGATCTTTTCGCCCACGAGTCCATTCAATTCACTAAGACGTACCTGAGCAGCGAAAGCTTTTATTCGAGATCTAAATCCGACCTTAGGCAGGCGCCGCTGTAACGGCATTTGCCCACCTTCGAATCCAACTTTATGGAAGCCGCCGGCACGCGCCTTTTGACCCTTATGCCCTTTGCCACTTGTCTTACCAAGGGTGGACCCGATACCGCGGCCAACCCGCCTCTTCTTCTTTCTGCTGCCTTCTAACGGCGCAATAGAGTTCAGGAACATCTACGCTTCCTCAATCTTTAGCATGTACGCAACCTTTGCGATCATTCCCCGGTTCGCGTCCGTTGCGCTCACATACACCGACTTATGCACACCTCTGACACCTAGGCCACGCAAACACGCCCGATGAGACTTTAATCGTCCGATACTGCTCTTTATCTGCGTAATTTTCAGCTGTTTAACGCTCATTTACCTTTCCCCGACCGGCTGTCTGTCAACTTTCCACGCTTCGCAGCTATGGAGCGCGGATCTCTGATTTCTGTGAGCCCTTTAATCGTAGCGCGCACGACATTAATCGGATTATTCGTTCCGATACATTTTGCCAGCACGTTGTGTATTCCAACGACTTCGAATACCGCACGCATTGCGCCACCCGCAATGATCCCAGTACCCTGAGACGCAGGTTGCATGAACACTTTCGCAGCGCCCGTGCTAGCGGTAATCGAATAATGCAAAGTATCACCGTTCAAGCTGACCTTGCGCATGTTCCTACGAGCCTGCTCCATGGACTTTTGAATCGCAATAGGTACTTCACGCGCTTTGCATAAACCATAACCGACTCGGCCGTTCCCATCTCCCACAACTGTTAGGGCGGTAAACCCAAATTGACGACCGCCCTTTACAACTTTTGCAACACGCCGAACGGCAACCAATTTTTCCTGGAATCCTTCGGCCGTACTGCTCTGAACATTTAGGCTAGCCATTTCACCTCCTAAAACCCTAGTCCGGCTTCACGCGCAGCATCCGCTAGCGCCTTGACACGGCCGTGATACTTGAACCCAGACCGATCGAACGCAACGCTCGACACGCCTGCCGACAGCGCTCGCTCAGCGATGATTCTACCTACCATTCTGGCAGCCTCAACATTTCCGGTAGCGCTCAAAGCCGACTGTATATCCGCCTGCAATGTTGAAGCAGATGCGAGTACCTGGGAGCCGTCGGCGCTCGTTATCTGCGCATAGATATGTCTAGGCGTTCTATGAACAGTGAGCCGATTCACGCCCAGTGACTTAATAATTGCTCGGGACTTTGCCGCTCTCTTCAACCTTGCCGATTTCTTGTCCATTTATCACCTACTTCTTTTTGGCTTCTTTTCTGACGACTTCTTCGTCCGAATATCGCACACCTTTTCCTTTATAAGGCTCCGGCGGCCGATAGGCCCTTATGTTAGAGGCGACCTGCCCGACTCGCTGCTTATCACAGCCAGTAACTATGATTTCAGTTTGCGAAGGGGTTTCGATTGAAATCCCCTCCGGAGCAATAACCTCCAGCGGATGCGAAAACCCGAGCGACAAGCTCAAAGTGTTGCCTTTAGCCTGGGCTCTATATCCGACCCCGACCATCGTCAACTTTCGGACGAATCCGGAACTCACCCCTATTACCATATTCGAGAGGTTAGCCCGCGTGGTGCCGGCGAGAGCATTTGCCTGTTTATTGGCCTTATCGGCAAGAATTGAAATAACACCATTCTCAATTTGAACTCTGACTCTTGGGTCCACGCTACGGACCAAGGTCCCCTTCGGACCCTTTACCGTGACGATATCACCGGCGATGCTAGCTTCCACACCTTTAGGCAGGGCAATCGGATTTTTCGCTATTCTGGACATTGCTTCAGTCTCTACACTCGCTTACGATACCAGACAGAGAACCTCACCACCGTGACCACCGCCCCGGGCTTCGTCGTCAGTCATCACTCCCTTCGAAGTAGATACTATCGCCGTACCTAGCCCCCCCATAACCCTAGGAATGGCATCCTTCGACCGGTAAATACGTCGCCCAGGCTTGCTGATACGCTCGAACTGTTCGATTACTGGTTGGCCTTTGTAGTATTTCAAATAAACGTAAAGCCCGCTTTTGCCTTCAGTTTCCTTTATCTGATAATCCGCAATGTAGCCTTCGTTCTTCAATACGGCACAGACAGCAGCTTTAATTTTCGAGGACGGCATCACGACTTCGCTTTTTCCCGCGGCTTGTCCGTTTCTTATCCGGATAATCATATCAGCCAACGGATCGGTCATACTCATTTCACATTCTCCGCAAACAAAACGGTTATGCTCGGGGTGTTGCCAAGCGGTTCGCCCAAATTCACCAGCTCGCCTTCGTTACACCGGGTACGTCGCCCCGCATAACGGATTCACGCAACTTGTTCCGACCCAGACCGAACTTCCGATAAAACCCGTGCGGTCTACCCGTTAGATTGCAACGGTTATGAAGACGTGAAGGAGAGGCATCTCTCGGCATTTGCTGCAACTTGATTTGCGCTACGAATTTCTCCTCATCCGTAGCTACAGGGCTTTGAATGATGGCTCTGAGCTCTGCGCGCTTCTTCTGATACTTCGTCACCAGCGCTTGCCGCTTCTTTTCACGTGCGATCATCGATTTTTTCGCCATTGTCTTCCCTATGCTCTAAACGGGAACCTAAACTGCTCTAGCAGCGCTCTTGCTTCTTCGTCGCTGGCTGCCGAGGTCGTAATTGTTATGTCGATACCGCGTACCGCATCGATCTTGTCATAGTCGATCTCCGGAAAAATAATTTGCTCCCGGACACCCATGCTATAGTTTCCACGACCGTCGAACGACCTAGGACTGAGACCACGAAAGTCCCTGATTCTGGGAATAGCAACATTGACAAGACGATCCAAAAATTCATACATCCTATCACGCCGCAAAGTAACTTTGCAGCCTATGGGCATTCCTTCTCGGATCTTAAAACCTGCAATTGATTTTCTTGCCATTGTCACTATGGGCTTCTGGCCAGAAATTTTTTCAAGATCCTCGATCGCATTTTGGAGAATTTTCTTATCGGCTACGGCTTCTCCTACCCCCATGTTGAGGGTAATTTTCTCCAATCGAGGCACCTGCATTACCGAGCGGTAGTTAAACCGACTGATTAGATGCGGAACCACCTGTTCTTTATAAATAGTTTGAAGCCTAGCCATACCTGTTTTCCGCCAAATCAAACGTCAATTACTTCGTTCGTAGACTTAAAATACCGAACTTTTCTACCATCGGCCAACAGCCTAAAACCAACCTTGTCAGCTTTATTTATCGCGGGGTTGTAGAGCGCAACGTTTGATCTGTGGATCGGCATCGCTT containing:
- a CDS encoding alpha/beta hydrolase, translating into MRRHLIQKLLIIPFVLGFYGCASLLFYPDRTIRLTPDALGLNYEDVNLSTPDDIKLHGWFLSAQGQPRGTIFFLHGNAQNISTHIFSVAWLTEIGYQVFLLDYRGYGLSEGSPGLPEVLTDVAAGFNWLVTDSRVSTRPVFLLGQSLGANLAAYFAGANPAVRRQLSGIVLDAPFASYSDITREKLAQIPLTWLFQYPLSRLMPDEYSPIRNIADISPVSLVIICSETDDIVPASHSIKLFEAAGAPKALWITQGPHIATFGQEQNRQRLLFFLEAHVR
- a CDS encoding SAM hydrolase/SAM-dependent halogenase family protein; this translates as MTAGLIFLFTDFGAEGPYLGQMEAVLRMLAPGVGCVNLVSNAPVGEPRRSSYLLAALSKVLPVGSVFLAVVDPGVGGERLPVVVEANGQWFVGPDNGLFNTVAVHSADSEWRVIDWRPAKLSSSFHGRDVFAPIAARIAGRDFDWANHSYCKSELAAWPPDLAEIIYFDHYGNAMTGMRYSPEFDRKTLCMNGRTVTQGNSFCSVPVGEVFWYQNSMGLIEIAVNRGRADRELELKLGMPLSFNP
- a CDS encoding DNA-directed RNA polymerase subunit alpha; the encoded protein is MQTYLANLIKPRLVDVSPIDLNSARIVIEPLERGFGHTLGNALRRVLLSSIPGCAVTEVTIEGVLHEYSTLDGVQEDVIDILLNLKNLAIRLSSGHEALLRINKSGPGKVTGADIELTHDAEIVNPELEIANLTHAGKLSMTLKVEKGRGYQPVGSRIGGQTESAVGVLNIDASFSPIRRVSYLVENARVEQRTDLDKLVLELETNGTVDPEEAVRQAASILNEHLSVFVALKSEETPRIAEERPQFDPLLLRSVDDLELTVRSANCLKAENIFYIGDLIQRTEVDLLKTPNLGKKSLTEIKDVLATKGLSLGMRLENWPPEGLKREQQDS
- the rpmJ gene encoding 50S ribosomal protein L36 is translated as MKVRASVKKICRNCKVLKRKGVVRIICKDARHKQRQG
- the folP gene encoding dihydropteroate synthase, encoding MGILNVTPDSFSDGGRYCFPQEAILHAQGMVSDGADIIDIGGESTRPGADPVDEELQTARVLPIIRHLRQHLPQDVLLSIDTTRSRVAEEAIAAGVNMVNDVSAGRDDPRMFTVAAKADVPLVLMHMQGRPKDMQNNPTYGDVVEEVLAFLIERTAAAKFEGVAAKNLIIDPGIGFGKRKDDNLRLIHSLPRFVATGYKVLLGASRKRFMGAICGETCPTELLGATIATTVLGVSAGVKMFRVHDVKPNRQAADVTAAVLRI
- the tatA gene encoding twin-arginine translocase TatA/TatE family subunit; the protein is MGIGVWELLLLFLIVLLLFGTKRLRNIGGDLGSAIKSFRSAMSDGEDDKTGRTIDGEAVHESKDKT
- the tatC gene encoding twin-arginine translocase subunit TatC, whose product is MVNRKKQNRGQMEDTEQTFISHLVELRDRLLRCILVVLFVFMGMAYFANEIYAYFAGPLMRHLPPGSQMIAIDVASPFLTPFKLTLVAAVFLSMPYILYQAWAFIAPGLYEHERRLVLPLLFASTVLFYGGMAFAYYVVFPLIFGFLTATAPVGVAVMTDITHYLDFVLTLFFAFGVSFQVPIATIILIWSGISTRESLSEKRPYIIVGAFVVGMVLSPPEVVSQCLLAVPIWLLFELGLVFSRLFRPRHSEQIPDFQDE
- the rpsD gene encoding 30S ribosomal protein S4: MARYLGPKCKLSRREGTDLFLKARGKSLEGKCKLDQQPGQHGQKRARMSDYAAQLREKQKFRRIYGVLERQFRNYYKTASRKAGSTGENLFRLLESRLDNVVYRMGFACTRAEARQLVSHKAITVNGRVLNVPSYQVAPGDVVSVREKAKSQLRIKDALQVLEQYGFPAWVDVDTKEMRGIFKAVPERSELGSEINEQLVVELYSK
- the rpsM gene encoding 30S ribosomal protein S13, whose protein sequence is MARIAGVNIPEHKHLVISLTAIYGIGRSKANLICQNSGLSSSVKVRDLSENDIERIREEVAKFVVEGDLRRETAMNIKRLMDLGCYRGMRHRRGLPVRGQRTRTNARTRKGPRRPIRK
- the rplQ gene encoding 50S ribosomal protein L17, translating into MRHRNSGRKFNITGSHKTALFRNLTASLIHHEVIQTTLPKAKEIRRIAEPLITLSKENSVAARRIAFSRIRDRKAVVKLFDELGPRFKDRPGGYLRILKCGFRKGDATPLAYVELVDRSVT
- the tatB gene encoding Sec-independent protein translocase protein TatB, with product MFDIGFWELVLVGVVSLLVFGPERLPKVAREVALWIRKARAMAASVRQEIDHELQLQELRQSLMEEKRKVELLSTTDRLDKEEGRASNSASYEADRDDILSEEKDGESEKAEPGTDGRY
- the panD gene encoding aspartate 1-decarboxylase → MQTTMLKAKLHRARVTHSELEYEGSCAIDGLLLERSGIREYEQIHIYNVNNGQRFTTYAIRAQEGSGVISVNGAAARLASPGDIVIICAYIGLNQNELIGYKPTLLYLGEHNQIIRTGHAVPVQAA
- the rpsK gene encoding 30S ribosomal protein S11, encoding MAASSRPAKRIKRDISDGVVHISASFNNTIITITDRKGNALAWATAGASGFRGSRKSTPFAAQVAAEKVGTIVKDYGVRNLDVRIKGPGPGRESAVRTLNNMGFKITNIIDDTPIPHNGCRPPKKRRV